In one window of Zhongshania aliphaticivorans DNA:
- a CDS encoding O-acetylhomoserine aminocarboxypropyltransferase/cysteine synthase family protein yields MKLESIALHEGYKSEETTKAAAVPIYQTTSYTFDDTQHGADLFDLKVPGNIYTRIMNPTTDVLEKRVAAMEGGVGALCVASGMAAITYAIQCICEVGDNIVSTSQLYGGTYNFFAHSLPRQGVEARMISHDDYAGFEQAIDENTKAVFCESIGNPAGNVVDIARLADIAHKHGVPLIVDNTVATPYLCRPFELGADIVVHSLTKYIGGHGTSVGGAIVDSGKFDWVANKARFPILNEPDPSYHGVVYTEALGPAAYIGRCRVVPLRNMGAALSPTNAFQILQGLETLGLRMDRHCENAEKLAAYLQNHEKVKWVNYAALPDSPYYETCQKITNSRASGIISFGVEGGIEACTRFIDSLEMILRLVNIGDAKSLACHPASTTHRQLNEAELASAGVSADLIRISVGIEHIDDIIADVSQALDKA; encoded by the coding sequence ATGAAACTTGAATCGATAGCCCTACACGAAGGGTATAAGTCGGAAGAAACCACCAAAGCTGCCGCGGTTCCAATCTACCAAACCACGTCTTACACCTTTGATGATACCCAGCACGGTGCTGATTTATTTGATCTAAAAGTGCCGGGCAATATTTATACGCGCATTATGAACCCAACCACTGATGTGTTGGAAAAACGAGTTGCTGCAATGGAAGGCGGTGTTGGTGCCTTATGTGTCGCCTCCGGCATGGCGGCCATTACCTATGCTATTCAATGTATTTGCGAGGTTGGCGACAATATCGTCAGTACCAGCCAATTATATGGTGGAACCTATAATTTCTTTGCCCACTCTTTACCACGCCAAGGCGTGGAAGCGCGGATGATTTCGCACGATGATTATGCCGGCTTTGAACAGGCGATTGATGAAAACACCAAAGCGGTATTTTGTGAGTCTATTGGCAACCCTGCCGGCAATGTGGTGGATATAGCGCGCTTGGCAGATATTGCTCATAAACATGGTGTGCCGCTAATTGTTGATAACACCGTAGCGACTCCCTATTTGTGCCGACCCTTTGAGCTGGGTGCTGATATTGTTGTTCATTCCCTGACCAAATATATTGGTGGTCACGGCACTTCAGTTGGCGGGGCGATTGTCGATTCTGGCAAGTTTGACTGGGTGGCAAATAAGGCGCGTTTTCCAATTTTAAATGAGCCAGATCCTTCCTATCATGGCGTGGTGTATACCGAAGCGCTAGGGCCTGCAGCGTATATTGGTCGCTGTCGTGTTGTGCCGCTGAGAAATATGGGTGCGGCGCTATCGCCGACTAATGCGTTTCAAATTTTGCAGGGCCTTGAGACTTTAGGTTTGCGAATGGATCGCCACTGTGAAAATGCTGAGAAATTGGCGGCTTACCTTCAGAACCATGAAAAAGTGAAGTGGGTAAATTACGCGGCTTTGCCAGACAGCCCTTATTATGAAACCTGCCAAAAGATCACGAATTCACGCGCCTCTGGCATTATTAGTTTTGGCGTAGAGGGTGGTATTGAGGCCTGCACACGGTTTATCGATTCCTTAGAAATGATTCTCCGTTTGGTGAATATTGGTGACGCTAAATCCTTGGCCTGTCATCCAGCGTCAACCACGCATCGACAGTTGAATGAGGCTGAGCTGGCGTCTGCAGGTGTAAGCGCTGATTTGATTAGAATCTCAGTGGGCATCGAGCACATCGACGATATTATTGCCGATGTTAGTCAGGCTTTAGATAAGGCCTAG
- a CDS encoding NADAR family protein, with protein sequence MFSNKDDNKPLYLTREDPKHPLAAYSKHAFELDGFEWPSVEHYYQAMKFDDADYREQIRQAAHPAEAAKLGKSRKHQRRKDWKKHSVTYMTRGCYIKCRAHTDVAELLLNSGDAEIKNTSQYDYFWGSGRDTRGDNNFGKMLMGVRKKLREETQNSNK encoded by the coding sequence ATGTTTAGCAATAAAGATGATAACAAACCACTTTACCTCACTCGTGAAGACCCCAAGCATCCGCTGGCCGCTTACTCGAAACACGCGTTTGAATTGGATGGCTTTGAATGGCCTTCAGTGGAACACTATTACCAAGCAATGAAATTTGACGATGCCGACTATCGTGAGCAAATTCGCCAAGCCGCTCACCCGGCAGAAGCCGCAAAGCTTGGTAAAAGTAGAAAACACCAACGGCGCAAAGACTGGAAAAAACACAGCGTGACCTATATGACACGAGGCTGTTATATCAAGTGCCGTGCACATACCGATGTCGCTGAACTACTATTAAACTCTGGCGATGCTGAAATTAAAAATACCAGTCAGTACGATTACTTTTGGGGAAGCGGGCGCGATACCCGAGGTGATAACAACTTTGGCAAAATGCTTATGGGCGTGAGAAAGAAATTACGCGAAGAAACTCAAAATTCAAATAAGTAG
- a CDS encoding DUF3010 family protein gives MRICGVELSSNDAVVCLLSLDGQQFNIPGCRARKISLPKDHSREDLQQFQTAFSQLMQDYKIDKVAIKGRLPKGKFAGGAVSFKLEATIQLIADIDVVLITSTQAKATLAEHPLPIPFADTELKGFQEAAFITAYVAHKMSA, from the coding sequence ATGAGAATTTGCGGCGTAGAACTGAGTAGCAACGATGCCGTTGTCTGCTTACTTAGCTTAGATGGCCAGCAATTTAATATTCCCGGTTGCCGAGCACGAAAAATTAGCTTGCCAAAGGATCACAGCCGCGAAGATTTACAACAATTTCAAACGGCGTTTAGTCAGCTCATGCAAGATTATAAAATTGATAAAGTCGCCATCAAAGGCCGCTTGCCCAAAGGCAAATTTGCCGGCGGTGCCGTGAGCTTCAAACTTGAAGCGACTATTCAGCTTATTGCCGATATCGATGTTGTTCTTATTACCTCAACACAGGCAAAAGCCACGCTGGCAGAACACCCTCTGCCAATTCCCTTTGCCGACACCGAACTCAAAGGGTTTCAAGAAGCCGCCTTTATCACCGCCTACGTAGCTCATAAAATGAGCGCATAG
- a CDS encoding protein adenylyltransferase SelO yields MTFAKSPTFDNSYARQSTQFFSPQAPTPVPTPNLIRANTALAEELGIDPQWLISPQGIATMAGNHIPDGAEPIATVYAGHQFGGWNPQLGDGRAVLLGELIAKNGIRYDWQLKGSGRTPYSRGGDGKSPLGPVLREYILCEAMAALDIPTTRALGAVTSGELVFRDQALPGAVFSRVAQSHIRVGTMQYFAARQDNEALLNLSNYLIDRHFSTAKQANNPIAAMLDEIIQRQATLIAQWQSVGFIHGVMNTDNMLLCGETVDYGPCAFMDSYDPATVFSSIDQNGRYAYGNQPAIGHWNLAQLAQALLPILDNSPDASEESAVAIAQEALNSFPERFLIAYQDIIKNKLGFAEFTEPDDALYQDLLSIMEQEKADFTLCFRRLAELSDEASCINNSVRELFEFSDAFTPWLQQWRQRLIEDEQTPAQRQAIMFKANPVFIPRNHLVQEAIAAAEQDNDLSFFNQLVDVLQTPHTFTQDKQRYAMPAAPSERVFQTFCGT; encoded by the coding sequence ATGACTTTTGCAAAAAGCCCAACCTTCGACAACAGCTACGCTCGGCAATCCACCCAATTTTTCAGCCCTCAAGCACCAACTCCCGTACCCACACCTAACTTAATTAGGGCCAATACCGCCCTCGCAGAAGAGTTAGGGATTGATCCCCAATGGCTGATCTCGCCACAGGGGATTGCCACCATGGCGGGCAACCATATTCCTGACGGCGCAGAGCCCATTGCCACCGTATACGCCGGCCACCAGTTTGGCGGCTGGAATCCCCAACTTGGCGATGGCCGCGCGGTATTGCTCGGCGAATTAATCGCTAAAAACGGGATACGCTATGACTGGCAGCTCAAAGGCTCTGGTCGCACCCCATATTCCCGTGGCGGCGACGGCAAATCACCGCTAGGCCCCGTTCTTCGTGAGTATATTTTGTGTGAAGCCATGGCGGCACTCGATATACCCACCACCCGTGCCCTAGGGGCTGTCACCAGTGGCGAATTAGTCTTCCGAGACCAAGCACTGCCCGGCGCGGTCTTTAGTCGAGTTGCTCAAAGTCATATTCGTGTTGGCACCATGCAATATTTTGCCGCCAGGCAAGATAACGAGGCATTGCTAAACCTAAGCAATTACTTAATCGACCGTCATTTCAGTACTGCCAAGCAGGCAAATAACCCCATTGCAGCCATGCTGGATGAGATTATTCAGCGTCAAGCCACCCTTATTGCGCAATGGCAATCTGTAGGTTTTATTCACGGCGTAATGAACACCGACAATATGCTGCTCTGCGGAGAAACCGTTGACTACGGTCCCTGCGCCTTTATGGACAGCTACGACCCCGCCACAGTATTTAGCTCCATTGATCAAAATGGTCGCTATGCCTATGGCAACCAACCCGCCATCGGCCACTGGAATTTGGCCCAACTTGCTCAAGCATTATTGCCAATTCTTGATAACAGCCCCGATGCCAGCGAAGAAAGTGCTGTCGCTATCGCCCAAGAAGCCCTCAACAGTTTTCCCGAGCGTTTTCTGATCGCTTATCAAGACATCATCAAAAACAAACTCGGCTTTGCTGAATTCACAGAACCAGATGATGCGCTATATCAAGATTTGCTCTCAATCATGGAGCAAGAAAAAGCAGACTTTACCCTCTGCTTCCGTCGCTTAGCTGAACTCTCAGACGAAGCCAGCTGTATCAACAACAGCGTTCGCGAATTATTTGAATTTAGCGATGCATTTACGCCATGGTTGCAGCAATGGCGGCAGCGACTGATTGAAGACGAGCAAACGCCAGCCCAGCGTCAAGCAATTATGTTCAAGGCCAACCCTGTCTTTATTCCACGTAATCATCTTGTCCAAGAAGCAATTGCCGCCGCCGAACAAGACAACGACTTGAGTTTTTTTAATCAGCTCGTCGATGTACTGCAAACGCCGCACACCTTCACGCAAGACAAGCAACGCTACGCGATGCCTGCGGCTCCAAGCGAGCGAGTATTCCAAACCTTTTGCGGAACATAG
- the plsB gene encoding glycerol-3-phosphate 1-O-acyltransferase PlsB — MPWFTRLFFLLCRMLSAPFLAGIKPKLVQFDESLHAELNGKPVCYVLRQHSWTDRFLLERVFKAYELPLLRATPGKLPDHDRAACLYLPVLSGQRGGSRGTNTMAALVAQAAEGDYPLQIVPVSVFWGRDPGSETSFFKLLLGDGERAGAIRKLMVILAQRRNVLIHIAQPLQFSTFVARKQDPVAGAAVMARMLSFYYSRRKAASLGPSLLSRQQIVDVVLRRQVVRDAIAEEKNDAKTKPEAVNKQARKMAEEVAANFDGRMIRALELILTWAFRKIFSGLNIHHVARLRETANSQQLIYMPSHRSHFDYLLISYTLYMQGLVPPHIAAGVNLNFWPVGGLLRRGGAFYIRRSFGGQKLYSAIFKSYLDVLLGRGYPVEFFPEGGRSRTGRLLPPKKGMLKMTVESFIQQPGRNVALVPIYVCYDKLVESASYVKELRGATKKSESAGGLLKARKIFKSSYGSPHVAFGQPLRLDECFSHIEPDWRKRSQAGDHSFVPAVIDYIALENMERINAAAVVNPIGLVAMILLSSPQRAMAEDELLLQIDHFIAILRRLPYSPDITLPEGSAKEIFEQAARTAGLSRIDHPWGAIITATGKEAVMLTYYRNSVMHVLALPSLIARFFRHSQRVNEADLIEGCVLLYPFVKNELFLRIKIEDCAAAVKEQINNLVALDLLSRNDDGSLSRANVGTADYAVLTGLGRILRETFERYTITSLLLVQDISDVAALRKDIEKNTIEMAQRLAILSGREAPEYFDKNLFRSYIDTLIQQGLLLVEERDEGEFLQVDKRLEALSQRWVALLGPDVQQSMQQLIRKPVMNEDD; from the coding sequence ATGCCGTGGTTTACGCGCTTATTTTTTTTGTTGTGTCGGATGCTGTCCGCACCGTTTCTTGCGGGTATAAAGCCTAAATTGGTGCAGTTTGATGAGTCACTACACGCTGAGTTAAACGGTAAGCCGGTATGCTATGTGTTACGCCAACATAGTTGGACAGATCGATTTTTATTAGAGCGTGTTTTTAAGGCGTATGAACTTCCCCTTTTACGCGCCACACCCGGAAAACTACCTGATCACGACCGTGCTGCCTGCCTGTATTTGCCGGTGCTTAGCGGTCAGCGCGGTGGCTCCCGAGGCACTAACACTATGGCGGCGTTGGTCGCTCAGGCAGCAGAGGGAGACTACCCTTTGCAAATTGTGCCGGTGTCAGTTTTTTGGGGCCGAGACCCTGGCAGTGAAACCTCCTTTTTCAAATTATTACTGGGCGATGGTGAGCGAGCCGGTGCCATTCGCAAGCTTATGGTGATCTTGGCGCAGCGTCGCAATGTACTTATTCATATTGCCCAGCCCTTGCAGTTCAGCACGTTTGTTGCCCGTAAACAGGACCCTGTTGCAGGGGCCGCCGTCATGGCGCGGATGTTGTCGTTTTACTATTCTCGCCGCAAAGCGGCCAGCCTTGGCCCAAGCTTGTTGTCGCGTCAGCAAATCGTCGATGTGGTATTGCGGCGCCAAGTGGTTAGAGACGCTATTGCTGAAGAGAAAAATGACGCTAAGACTAAACCTGAGGCGGTTAATAAGCAGGCCCGAAAAATGGCCGAGGAAGTTGCCGCTAATTTTGACGGCCGCATGATTCGGGCATTAGAGCTTATTTTAACCTGGGCATTCCGCAAGATTTTTTCTGGCTTGAATATTCACCATGTAGCGCGCCTGCGGGAAACGGCAAATAGTCAGCAATTAATTTATATGCCGTCTCACCGAAGCCACTTTGATTACTTGTTAATCTCTTACACGCTATATATGCAGGGCTTGGTGCCACCACATATTGCCGCTGGGGTGAATTTAAACTTCTGGCCGGTGGGTGGTTTGTTGCGGCGTGGCGGGGCGTTTTATATTCGACGTAGCTTTGGTGGCCAAAAATTGTATTCAGCCATATTCAAGTCTTATCTTGATGTTTTGTTGGGGCGAGGTTACCCGGTGGAATTTTTTCCTGAGGGCGGTCGAAGTCGCACAGGACGTTTATTGCCACCGAAAAAGGGCATGCTGAAAATGACGGTGGAGAGTTTTATTCAGCAACCCGGCCGCAATGTGGCGTTGGTGCCGATTTATGTTTGTTATGACAAATTGGTAGAAAGCGCGTCTTATGTAAAAGAATTGCGCGGGGCAACGAAAAAGAGCGAATCTGCGGGTGGTTTGTTAAAAGCGCGGAAAATTTTTAAATCGTCTTATGGCAGCCCCCACGTCGCCTTTGGTCAGCCTTTGCGGTTGGATGAGTGCTTTAGTCATATCGAACCCGATTGGCGTAAACGCAGTCAGGCTGGTGACCACTCTTTTGTACCAGCGGTTATCGACTATATTGCATTGGAAAATATGGAGCGTATCAACGCGGCGGCGGTGGTGAATCCGATTGGTCTGGTCGCGATGATTTTATTATCTAGCCCACAGCGGGCAATGGCTGAAGATGAGTTATTGCTGCAAATTGACCACTTTATTGCGATATTGCGACGCCTGCCCTATAGCCCTGATATTACCTTGCCGGAAGGCAGTGCCAAAGAGATTTTTGAGCAAGCGGCGCGCACTGCCGGCTTGTCTAGAATAGATCATCCCTGGGGGGCAATTATCACCGCTACCGGTAAAGAGGCTGTGATGCTAACGTATTATCGAAATTCGGTGATGCATGTGCTGGCACTACCGAGTTTAATTGCCCGTTTTTTCCGCCACAGCCAGCGTGTTAATGAGGCCGATTTAATAGAAGGCTGCGTGCTACTTTACCCCTTTGTTAAAAACGAATTGTTTTTGCGCATTAAAATAGAAGATTGTGCGGCGGCGGTAAAAGAGCAAATTAATAACTTGGTGGCCCTCGATTTATTGTCTCGAAATGATGACGGCAGTCTTAGTCGCGCCAATGTGGGAACCGCCGATTATGCGGTCTTAACCGGCTTGGGGCGTATTCTTAGAGAGACCTTTGAGCGCTACACCATTACCAGTTTGCTGTTGGTGCAGGATATTTCCGACGTGGCGGCACTGCGCAAAGATATTGAGAAAAACACCATTGAAATGGCTCAGCGCTTGGCTATTTTGAGTGGCCGAGAAGCACCGGAATACTTTGATAAGAACCTGTTTCGTAGCTACATTGACACCCTGATTCAGCAGGGCTTGTTATTAGTTGAAGAGCGAGATGAAGGTGAATTCTTGCAGGTGGATAAGCGCCTAGAGGCTTTATCACAACGCTGGGTAGCGCTGCTAGGGCCAGATGTTCAGCAGAGTATGCAGCAGCTGATACGCAAGCCCGTGATGAATGAAGACGATTAG
- the trpE gene encoding anthranilate synthase component I, which produces MQAQRYNELAQQRYNRIPVYRDVLADLDTPLSAYLKLAAEPYSFLFESVQGGEKWGRYSIIGLGARTVLRATGQQITISQDGKLVESHECEDPLAFVETFQERYQVPDIDELPAFYGGLVGYFAYDCVRYIEPKLVPTTPPDALGTPDILLMVSEELLVFDNLSGIVKIITHADPADAAGYSKAQEKLDSYEQMLRGLSPMLPTLNLSADGVKETDFVSSFGEDNFKEAVEKVREYVLAGDTMQVVLSQRLSIPFTASPLNFYRALRHLNPSPYMYYLNLDDFHIVGSSPEILARLEDGEVTVRPIAGTRRRGHTEAEDLALEKELLADPKEIAEHLMLIDLGRNDAGRVAKTGTVELSDKMVVERYSHVMHIVSNVRAQVRDDIRAMDVLRATLPAGTLSGAPKVRAMEIIDELESVKRGVYGGAVGYLSWNGNMDTAIAIRTAVIKDDQLHIQAGAGIVADSQPRLEWKETMNKARAVFAAASMVQSAAGDVDTLEVNSNGEAS; this is translated from the coding sequence ATGCAAGCCCAGCGATACAATGAACTGGCGCAGCAACGTTATAACCGTATACCTGTATACCGCGACGTGCTGGCCGACCTCGATACTCCCCTCAGCGCATATTTAAAACTCGCCGCAGAGCCTTATAGCTTCCTCTTTGAGTCTGTACAGGGCGGTGAAAAGTGGGGCCGTTACTCCATTATTGGCTTAGGTGCGCGCACGGTGCTGCGAGCTACGGGGCAGCAGATTACTATCTCTCAAGACGGTAAACTTGTTGAGTCTCACGAATGTGAAGACCCGCTAGCCTTTGTCGAAACCTTTCAAGAAAGATATCAAGTACCTGATATCGATGAACTCCCCGCTTTTTACGGCGGGCTTGTGGGCTACTTTGCCTATGATTGTGTGCGCTATATTGAGCCTAAACTGGTTCCGACCACACCACCAGATGCATTGGGTACGCCAGACATTCTCTTGATGGTGTCAGAGGAGTTGCTGGTATTCGACAACTTGTCGGGTATTGTAAAAATCATTACGCATGCCGACCCTGCTGACGCGGCGGGGTATAGCAAAGCGCAGGAAAAACTGGATTCCTACGAGCAGATGCTGCGCGGCTTATCACCGATGTTGCCGACCCTGAATTTAAGTGCAGATGGTGTTAAGGAAACGGATTTTGTCTCTAGTTTTGGTGAAGACAATTTTAAAGAAGCGGTAGAAAAAGTAAGGGAGTACGTATTGGCGGGTGACACCATGCAAGTGGTGCTGTCTCAGCGTTTAAGCATTCCGTTTACGGCCTCGCCTCTCAATTTTTATCGTGCGTTGCGGCATCTTAATCCCTCGCCGTATATGTACTATCTCAATCTTGACGATTTTCATATTGTCGGCTCGTCACCCGAAATCTTGGCGCGCTTAGAAGATGGTGAAGTAACCGTACGCCCGATTGCGGGTACGCGTCGCCGTGGTCACACGGAGGCAGAGGATCTCGCGCTAGAAAAAGAGCTGTTGGCAGACCCCAAGGAAATTGCTGAGCACTTGATGCTTATTGATTTGGGGCGCAATGATGCGGGGCGTGTTGCCAAGACGGGTACCGTGGAATTAAGCGATAAGATGGTGGTAGAGCGTTACTCCCACGTCATGCATATTGTCTCTAATGTGCGCGCCCAAGTTCGCGATGATATCCGCGCCATGGATGTTCTTAGAGCAACCCTGCCTGCGGGAACCTTGAGTGGCGCGCCCAAGGTGCGAGCCATGGAAATTATTGATGAGTTGGAATCGGTTAAGCGCGGTGTTTACGGTGGCGCAGTGGGTTATTTGAGTTGGAATGGCAATATGGATACCGCAATAGCCATTCGCACTGCGGTTATCAAAGATGATCAATTACATATTCAGGCTGGTGCCGGCATAGTGGCAGATTCGCAGCCACGTTTAGAGTGGAAAGAAACCATGAACAAGGCGCGGGCGGTGTTTGCGGCGGCGTCGATGGTGCAGAGTGCGGCGGGTGATGTGGATACCCTAGAAGTGAATAGCAATGGGGAGGCGTCATAA
- a CDS encoding aminodeoxychorismate/anthranilate synthase component II has translation MLLMIDNYDSFTYNVVQYFAELGADVKVLRNDEVSIDEIRAMAPSHLVISPGPCTPNEAGISLAAIKAFAGEIPILGVCLGHQSIGQAFGGNIVRAREVMHGKTSPMYHHNTGVFTGLNNPVVATRYHSLVIEKASLPECLEVTSWTQTPEGEVDEIMGVRHKTLDVEGVQFHPESILSEQGHELFKNFLERRS, from the coding sequence ATGTTATTAATGATCGATAATTACGACTCCTTCACCTACAACGTCGTGCAATATTTTGCCGAGCTGGGCGCAGACGTTAAGGTACTGCGCAATGATGAAGTGAGTATTGATGAAATACGAGCAATGGCACCCAGTCATTTAGTTATTTCTCCCGGCCCTTGTACGCCCAATGAGGCAGGTATTTCACTGGCGGCCATCAAAGCATTTGCAGGTGAAATTCCTATTCTCGGTGTGTGCTTGGGGCATCAAAGTATAGGCCAGGCTTTTGGCGGCAATATCGTGCGGGCAAGAGAAGTCATGCACGGTAAAACCTCACCGATGTATCACCACAATACTGGGGTATTCACCGGCCTAAACAATCCAGTAGTAGCCACGCGTTATCACTCGTTGGTGATTGAAAAAGCCAGCCTGCCAGAGTGCTTGGAAGTCACCTCGTGGACCCAAACTCCAGAGGGTGAGGTGGACGAAATTATGGGTGTTCGGCATAAAACCCTCGATGTTGAGGGCGTGCAATTTCATCCAGAATCAATCTTGTCTGAGCAGGGCCATGAACTGTTTAAGAACTTTTTGGAGCGTCGCTCATGA
- the trpD gene encoding anthranilate phosphoribosyltransferase, which translates to MNIKDALGLVVRHISLSTVEMASVMRDIMTGQCSDAQIAAFLIALRMKSESLDEIEGAAQVMRELAAPVDISGLDNVVDIVGTGGDGANLFNVSSASTFVIAAAGAHVAKHGNRSVSSKSGSADLLESAGIQLDLNPQQVERCIREVGVGFMFAVNHHSAMKHAIGVRRDIAQRTIFNILGPLTNPAGVTRLVLGVFSSELCRPLAEVLKRLGAEHVMVVHAKDGLDEISLATATEVAELKDGDIQEYLLTPEDVGIKSQSLVGLDVADSEASLALIRDALGKRETDAGNKAADMIALNAGAALYVAGVVSSLKHGVALAEDTIHGGQALEKMGELATFSQGLTSSQGAE; encoded by the coding sequence ATGAACATTAAAGACGCACTGGGTTTAGTGGTGCGTCATATTAGTTTGAGTACCGTTGAGATGGCGTCAGTGATGCGTGACATCATGACGGGGCAGTGTAGTGATGCTCAGATTGCGGCCTTCTTAATAGCGCTGCGCATGAAAAGTGAAAGCCTTGATGAAATTGAAGGCGCGGCACAGGTCATGCGTGAGCTGGCGGCGCCGGTAGATATTTCTGGCTTAGACAATGTGGTTGATATCGTTGGAACCGGTGGTGATGGCGCTAATCTGTTTAATGTTTCATCGGCGAGCACATTTGTCATTGCGGCCGCAGGGGCGCACGTTGCCAAGCATGGTAATCGCTCCGTATCTTCTAAAAGCGGCAGTGCAGATTTACTTGAGAGCGCGGGTATTCAGTTAGATCTAAACCCCCAGCAAGTCGAGCGCTGCATTCGTGAAGTCGGTGTTGGGTTTATGTTTGCGGTTAATCATCACAGTGCGATGAAACACGCGATTGGCGTGCGCCGAGATATTGCTCAGCGCACGATTTTTAATATTTTGGGGCCGCTGACTAACCCCGCCGGCGTGACGCGCTTGGTCTTGGGAGTGTTCAGTTCTGAGCTTTGTCGCCCACTGGCTGAGGTATTAAAGCGTTTAGGCGCCGAGCATGTGATGGTGGTTCACGCCAAAGATGGTTTAGACGAAATAAGTTTAGCTACCGCCACGGAAGTGGCCGAGTTGAAAGACGGTGATATTCAAGAATACCTATTAACTCCAGAAGATGTTGGGATAAAAAGCCAGAGTTTGGTGGGCTTAGATGTGGCTGACAGCGAGGCGTCGTTGGCGCTGATTCGTGATGCACTTGGTAAGCGTGAAACCGATGCCGGTAATAAAGCGGCAGATATGATTGCCCTTAATGCCGGTGCCGCCCTATATGTTGCGGGTGTTGTAAGTAGCTTAAAACACGGTGTGGCTTTGGCAGAAGATACTATTCACGGTGGCCAGGCATTAGAAAAAATGGGTGAACTTGCTACGTTTAGTCAGGGCTTAACATCGTCACAAGGGGCTGAATAA
- the trpC gene encoding indole-3-glycerol phosphate synthase TrpC — protein sequence MAQESGTPTVLKKILDRKREEIAERTEQVSIADLQQKIALESAPRGFVKSLADKLGAGKSAVIAEVKKASPSKGVIRENFIPADIAASYEKGGAACLSVLTDADFFQGSEAFLQQARAACSLPVIRKDFIIDPYQVYEARAIGADCILLIAAALDDATMISLNQLAQNLGMDVLIEVHNADELARTLPLGNRLIGINNRNLHNFETSLQNTFELLGAISEDHIVVTESGIHTAEDVASMREHGVNAFLVGEAFMRADEPGEKLAELFG from the coding sequence ATGGCGCAGGAGAGTGGTACGCCTACCGTTTTAAAGAAAATTTTAGATCGCAAACGCGAAGAGATAGCTGAGCGCACTGAGCAAGTATCTATTGCTGATTTGCAGCAGAAAATTGCCTTGGAATCTGCCCCGCGTGGTTTTGTAAAATCGCTAGCGGACAAGCTGGGTGCGGGAAAATCAGCGGTCATTGCCGAAGTTAAAAAGGCTTCGCCCTCCAAAGGCGTAATTCGAGAGAATTTCATACCTGCAGATATCGCCGCAAGCTATGAAAAAGGCGGTGCGGCGTGTTTGTCGGTATTGACTGACGCCGATTTTTTTCAAGGCTCGGAAGCGTTTTTACAACAGGCGCGGGCGGCATGTTCACTGCCAGTGATTCGCAAAGATTTTATTATTGACCCTTACCAAGTCTATGAAGCAAGAGCGATAGGCGCTGATTGCATCTTGTTGATTGCTGCAGCCTTAGACGACGCTACGATGATAAGTTTAAATCAGTTGGCGCAAAACTTGGGCATGGACGTGTTGATTGAAGTACATAACGCGGATGAATTGGCGCGCACGCTACCCTTAGGTAATCGCTTAATTGGTATTAACAACCGCAATTTACATAATTTTGAAACCTCTCTGCAAAACACCTTTGAGCTGCTCGGGGCAATTAGTGAGGATCATATTGTGGTGACTGAAAGCGGTATTCATACTGCAGAAGATGTTGCCTCAATGCGTGAGCATGGTGTAAATGCGTTCTTGGTGGGAGAGGCATTTATGCGGGCTGATGAGCCAGGAGAGAAACTGGCCGAGTTGTTTGGCTGA